One window of the Candidatus Babeliales bacterium genome contains the following:
- a CDS encoding glycoside hydrolase family 3 N-terminal domain-containing protein — MFIKKEYHEYTIFFAYVLCACTTFCNTHFDIKNLTLDQKIGQLFMVATVADEEVAKDCINRKTYRLDKEYIEQLIAEYHIGGIIYLGKSDYKKQIQRTEHFQKLSTIPLLVGQDLEPGRIGAARFPDFFNFPTNKQLSTLNDEELTYQIGRAIGGLCKTLGVHINFAPVADVNNNPKNPVINDRSFGDNPELVAQYAIAFARGLHDVGIIACAKHFPGHGDTNVDSHYDLPLIPHDKERLHAIELYPFKQLIAAGIPTIMIAHLAVPAYESQEKLPSTLSKKIVTNLLRKELGFDGLIITDGLDMASVTQNYSDGQAELHALLAGNDILLCPVDVPDAVAAIKQAIHDQHITEQEIDTHVEKILDVKNALRTYASIN; from the coding sequence ATATTCATAAAAAAGGAATATCATGAATATACGATTTTTTTTGCATATGTACTCTGTGCTTGCACTACCTTTTGCAACACACATTTCGACATAAAAAACCTCACCTTAGATCAAAAAATTGGCCAGCTCTTTATGGTTGCTACAGTTGCAGATGAAGAAGTTGCCAAGGATTGTATAAACAGAAAAACATATCGTCTTGATAAAGAATATATTGAACAACTTATTGCGGAATATCATATTGGTGGAATAATTTATTTAGGAAAAAGCGATTACAAAAAACAAATACAACGAACAGAACATTTTCAAAAACTATCAACAATTCCACTGCTTGTTGGACAAGATCTAGAACCGGGCAGAATTGGAGCTGCACGCTTTCCCGATTTTTTTAATTTTCCCACCAATAAACAACTCAGTACACTCAATGATGAAGAACTCACCTATCAAATAGGCCGTGCTATTGGTGGATTATGCAAAACACTCGGAGTGCATATCAATTTTGCACCCGTTGCAGATGTTAATAATAATCCAAAAAATCCTGTCATTAACGATCGATCTTTTGGTGACAATCCAGAATTGGTAGCACAATATGCCATTGCTTTTGCTCGTGGGCTGCATGATGTGGGAATAATTGCATGTGCAAAACATTTTCCAGGACATGGCGATACTAATGTTGACTCACATTATGATTTACCACTGATACCACATGACAAAGAAAGATTACATGCAATTGAACTTTATCCTTTCAAGCAGTTAATCGCTGCGGGCATTCCAACCATTATGATCGCACATCTTGCAGTTCCTGCCTATGAATCCCAAGAAAAATTACCTTCAACTTTATCAAAAAAAATTGTCACCAATCTTTTGCGAAAAGAACTTGGTTTTGATGGTCTTATAATTACCGATGGTCTTGATATGGCTAGTGTTACACAAAATTATTCCGATGGACAAGCTGAACTACATGCGCTACTTGCTGGTAATGACATTTTACTATGTCCTGTTGATGTTCCAGATGCAGTTGCTGCAATCAAACAGGCAATTCATGATCAACACATCACTGAACAAGAAATAGATACACATGTTGAAAAAATTCTAGATGTTAAAAACGCGCTTAGAACTTATGCATCAATCAATTAA